A stretch of the Arachis stenosperma cultivar V10309 chromosome 6, arast.V10309.gnm1.PFL2, whole genome shotgun sequence genome encodes the following:
- the LOC130936209 gene encoding S-adenosylmethionine synthase 3 — translation METFLFTSESVNEGHPDKICDQVSDAILDACLEQDPESKVACETCTKTNMVMVFGEITTKANVNYEKIVRDTCRGIGFVSADVGLDADNCKVLVNIEQQSPDIAQGVHGHMTKKPEEIGAGDQGHMFGYATDETPELMPLTHVLATKLGAKLTEVRKNKTCPWVRPDGKTQVTVEYKNDNGAMIPIRVHTVLISTQHDETVTNDKIASDLKEHVIKPVIPAKYLDDKTIFHLNPSGRFVIGGPHGDAGLTGRKIIIDTYGGWGAHGGGAFSGKDPTKVDRSGAYIVRQAAKSVVASGLARRCLVQVSYAIGVPEPLSVFVDTYKTGKIPDKDILALIKENFDFRPGMIAINLDLMRGGNFRYQKTAAYGHFGRDDPDFTWETVKMLKPKA, via the coding sequence ATGGAGACCTTTCTCTTCACCTCCGAATCTGTAAATGAAGGCCACCCTGACAAGATCTGTGACCAGGTTTCGGATGCCATCCTTGATGCTTGTTTGGAGCAAGACCCGGAGAGCAAGGTTGCCTGTGAGACCTGTACAAAAACCAACATGGTTATGGTCTTTGGTGAGATCACAACCAAGGCAAATGTGAACTATGAGAAAATAGTTCGAGACACTTGCAGAGGCATTGGGTTCGTTTCAGCTGATGTCGGTCTTGATGCTGACAACTGCAAAGTTCTGGTCAACATTGAGCAACAGAGCCCTGATATTGCCCAAGGAGTTCATGGTCACATGACTAAAAAGCCTGAGGAAATTGGTGCTGGTGACCAGGGACACATGTTTGGCTATGCCACAGATGAAACACCTGAGCTAATGCCACTTACTCATGTCCTTGCTACTAAACTTGGTGCCAAGCTCACTGAAGTTAGAAAGAACAAAACATGCCCATGGGTGAGACCTGATGGAAAAACTCAGGTTACTGTTGAGTACAAGAATGATAATGGAGCCATGATCCCGATTCGTGTGCACACTGTCCTCATCTCAACACAACATGATGAAACTGTCACCAATGACAAGATAGCCAGCGATTTGAAGGAGCATGTAATAAAACCTGTCATCCCAGCTAAATACCTTGATGACAAGACTATCTTCCACCTCAACCCTTCTGGTCGTTTTGTGATTGGTGGACCCCATGGAGATGCAGGGCTAACTGGCCGTAAGATCATCATTGACACCTATGGTGGTTGGGGTGCTCATGGTGGAGGTGCCTTCTCCGGCAAGGACCCAACCAAGGTCGATAGGAGTGGTGCATACATTGTTAGGCAAGCAGCGAAAAGTGTGGTAGCTTCAGGGCTTGCTCGACGCTGTCTTGTGCAGGTTTCTTATGCAATTGGAGTCCCAGAGCCACTCTCTGTTTTTGTAGACACCTACAAAACAGGAAAGATTCCAGACAAGGACATATTGGCTCTGATTAAGGAAAATTTTGACTTCAGGCCAGGAATGATTGCCATCAATCTTGACCTCATGAGAGGAGGCAACTTCAGGTACCAGAAGACTGCTGCTTACGGACATTTCGGACGTGACGATCCTGATTTCACTTGGGAGACGGTGAAGATGCTCAAGCCCAAGGCTTGA
- the LOC130934158 gene encoding thioredoxin-like 3-3: MEKGLSSTTSSSSKEGLPLTPHSNFKTASTDDDLAHILFNIKFSKTSAVINYGASWCRVCSEILPAFHRLSNNFPKLSFVYADIDEFPETTQHIRYTPTFQFFRDGEKVDEMYGAGEERLCDRVWLHS, encoded by the exons ATGGAGAAGGGCTTAAGTAGCACCACCAGCAGCAGCAGCAAGGAAGGGTTACCTCTCACCCCTCATTCCAACTTCAAAACTGCTTCCACGGACGATGACCTCGCTCACatcctcttcaacatcaaatTCTCCAAAACTTCC gcTGTTATCAATTATGGCGCCTCTTG GTGCCGCGTGTGCAGTGAAATCCTCCCTGCATTCCATAGATTGAGCAATAATTTTCCAAAGCTCTCCTTCGTCTATGCAGATATTGATGAATTCCCAGAAACAACTCAACACATTCGATACACCCctacttttcaattttttcgagATGGTGAAAAGGTAGATGAAATGTATGGTGCTGGAGAAGAGAGGCTGTGTGATCGTGTCTGGTTGCACTCTTGA